Proteins encoded within one genomic window of Tautonia rosea:
- a CDS encoding type II toxin -antitoxin system TacA 1-like antitoxin: protein METRSIDAKGRISLPKAFANATVVMEQVSDSEIRIRRALVIPEDELGFYEEKMQPLSDRDRDRFLELLDHPPAASPALTRAAARHAGRSAAVDD, encoded by the coding sequence ATGGAAACACGCTCGATCGACGCGAAGGGGCGAATCAGCCTGCCGAAAGCCTTTGCCAACGCAACGGTCGTCATGGAGCAGGTGAGCGATTCGGAAATCCGCATCCGGAGGGCGCTGGTCATCCCGGAAGACGAGCTCGGCTTCTACGAGGAGAAAATGCAGCCGCTTTCGGATCGCGACCGCGACCGGTTCCTCGAGCTGCTCGACCATCCGCCCGCCGCGAGCCCTGCCCTGACCAGGGCTGCCGCCAGACACGCCGGACGCTCCGCCGCCGTCGATGACTGA
- a CDS encoding GNAT family N-acetyltransferase yields the protein MTDWRIEPLAREHDRQAFACGKAPLDEFIRRLVSQYEKRNLGRTYVAVRPGNAAVCGYYTLASGAVPFANFPPDAAKKLPRHPVPVVLLARLAVDKAAQGQGLGEALLIDALGRSLALADAVGIHAVEVDAIDGQAKAFYERYGFVALPDTPSHLFLPIAVIRSVPGLKAFLTRPAGPDEPELTRDPSPMRDVGM from the coding sequence ATGACTGACTGGCGGATCGAACCGCTTGCCCGCGAACACGACCGGCAGGCGTTCGCCTGCGGTAAGGCACCCCTCGACGAATTCATCCGGCGGCTGGTGAGCCAGTACGAGAAGCGCAATCTCGGCCGCACCTACGTCGCCGTCCGGCCCGGGAATGCGGCCGTTTGCGGCTACTACACGCTCGCCTCGGGGGCCGTCCCTTTTGCGAACTTCCCGCCAGACGCAGCAAAGAAGCTGCCCCGGCACCCGGTGCCGGTCGTGCTGCTGGCCCGGCTCGCCGTGGATAAAGCCGCCCAGGGACAGGGCCTCGGCGAGGCGCTGCTCATCGACGCCCTCGGCCGGTCGCTCGCGCTCGCCGATGCAGTCGGCATCCATGCGGTCGAAGTCGATGCCATCGACGGGCAGGCAAAGGCCTTTTACGAGCGATACGGCTTCGTCGCCCTGCCCGATACGCCGTCCCACCTGTTTCTCCCCATCGCCGTCATCCGCTCCGTGCCCGGCCTGAAAGCGTTCCTGACCCGGCCGGCCGGGCCCGATGAGCCGGAACTCACCCGCGATCCGAGCCCGATGCGGGATGTCGGTATGTGA
- a CDS encoding type II toxin-antitoxin system PemK/MazF family toxin: MKRGDIVLAVAPGDYGKPRPAVIVQSDLFNPTHASLLVCLLTSESIEAPLFRLTLSPSRENGLLSPSQIMVDKLLALPRGRIRERIGTLDDETLLRLNRSLALMLGLAGK; encoded by the coding sequence GTGAAACGCGGCGACATCGTGCTCGCCGTCGCTCCGGGCGACTACGGCAAACCACGGCCGGCCGTCATCGTCCAGTCGGATCTGTTCAACCCGACCCATGCCAGCCTGCTCGTCTGCCTGCTCACCTCGGAGAGCATTGAAGCGCCGCTCTTTCGCCTGACGCTTTCGCCTTCCCGTGAAAACGGCCTGCTCAGCCCTTCGCAAATCATGGTGGATAAGCTGCTTGCCCTTCCGAGGGGGCGCATCCGCGAGCGTATCGGTACGCTCGATGACGAGACACTGCTTCGCCTGAACCGTTCACTGGCGCTGATGCTCGGTCTGGCCGGGAAATGA
- a CDS encoding antitoxin MazE family protein: MPGTEDQGNTPERMRSYRARLRASGLRPVQIWVPDVRQPKLEAEAARQSRLAAGAAAEEEALAFIEATADMGSSV; encoded by the coding sequence ATGCCAGGAACTGAAGATCAGGGGAATACGCCGGAACGGATGCGCTCCTACCGGGCACGGCTCCGGGCCTCAGGACTCCGGCCGGTGCAGATATGGGTGCCGGATGTCCGTCAGCCGAAGCTGGAAGCGGAGGCTGCCCGGCAGTCCAGGCTCGCGGCAGGTGCAGCGGCGGAAGAAGAGGCTCTAGCCTTCATTGAAGCAACCGCCGATATGGGTAGCAGCGTGTGA
- a CDS encoding type II toxin-antitoxin system RelE/ParE family toxin, producing MIVSYGDKRTRSFAEGRRVKAFAGIERKAQMRLDRLEAATSLLDLDLPGNRLEALKGDRKGLFSIRINDQWRICFEWPNGSPGPCNVEIVDYH from the coding sequence ATGATAGTAAGCTATGGGGACAAGCGCACCCGGAGCTTTGCCGAGGGCAGGCGCGTCAAAGCGTTTGCCGGCATTGAGCGCAAAGCACAGATGCGGCTGGACCGGCTGGAAGCGGCCACTTCACTGCTCGACCTGGACTTGCCCGGCAACCGCCTGGAGGCACTCAAAGGCGACCGCAAGGGCCTGTTCAGCATCCGCATCAACGATCAGTGGCGGATTTGTTTTGAATGGCCCAACGGTTCGCCCGGCCCCTGTAATGTAGAAATTGTCGATTATCACTGA
- a CDS encoding HigA family addiction module antitoxin, whose protein sequence is MTRPPIHPGEHLAEELEELGLSASELARRLEVPVNRVTAILNGQRAVTADTALRLGHFFGTSAEFWLNLQNLYELRLAEAEIGPAIRHLPILEKPARFQPG, encoded by the coding sequence ATGACACGACCACCGATACACCCCGGCGAGCACCTTGCTGAAGAGCTTGAGGAGCTGGGCTTAAGCGCGAGCGAGCTGGCACGCCGCCTGGAGGTGCCCGTTAACCGCGTGACCGCCATCCTGAACGGCCAGCGGGCGGTTACGGCCGACACCGCGCTCAGGCTCGGGCATTTCTTCGGCACCAGCGCGGAATTCTGGCTGAACCTGCAAAATCTCTATGAGCTTCGGCTCGCCGAAGCGGAAATCGGACCTGCCATCCGCCATCTCCCGATCCTGGAGAAACCAGCCCGCTTTCAACCCGGCTGA
- a CDS encoding CRISPR-associated protein Cas4 yields the protein MMENPEFWLLALAILLMIASSRLRRTGQGARGDAGLSEAETVSLDGFTMTSRRYGLRGRPDRLIRSGSCILPEEWKSSRQLHPWHLAQLGTYFILIEEHYGVRPPCGFVVLGDGTRHRVANTEELREQVLAIAGRIREARQDIQRPIAVRPGPARCRPCPMWDHCDQAVA from the coding sequence ATGATGGAAAATCCTGAATTCTGGCTACTCGCGCTTGCGATCCTGCTGATGATCGCAAGCTCCCGCCTGCGCCGCACAGGGCAGGGAGCCCGGGGTGATGCGGGCCTGAGTGAGGCGGAGACGGTCTCGCTCGACGGGTTCACGATGACGTCCAGGCGCTACGGCCTGCGAGGCCGGCCGGATCGGCTGATCCGGTCAGGCTCCTGCATACTTCCCGAAGAATGGAAAAGCTCGCGCCAGCTCCACCCCTGGCACCTTGCCCAGCTCGGGACGTATTTCATCCTGATCGAGGAGCATTACGGCGTCCGGCCGCCTTGTGGCTTCGTTGTGCTGGGCGATGGCACCCGCCACCGCGTAGCGAACACGGAGGAGCTGCGGGAGCAGGTGCTGGCCATCGCCGGCAGGATTCGCGAGGCCCGGCAGGATATTCAGCGCCCTATCGCCGTACGACCCGGCCCGGCCCGGTGCCGTCCGTGTCCGATGTGGGACCATTGCGACCAGGCGGTGGCCTGA
- a CDS encoding PD-(D/E)XK nuclease family protein codes for MKQKQRPGSWYVTASEITTFACCPEQWRLQQGLGLPPVNREHLARGDAHHERLAAAERRAGRGIGAGRMLIALAWLVLLGLFLERLLSK; via the coding sequence ATGAAGCAGAAACAAAGACCCGGAAGCTGGTACGTGACGGCGAGCGAAATCACAACTTTCGCCTGCTGCCCCGAGCAGTGGCGGCTGCAGCAGGGGCTCGGACTGCCGCCCGTCAACCGCGAGCACCTCGCCCGGGGTGATGCGCACCACGAGCGGCTGGCCGCCGCAGAACGCAGGGCAGGACGGGGCATCGGTGCCGGAAGAATGCTGATCGCCCTCGCCTGGCTCGTATTGCTCGGACTGTTCCTGGAGCGGCTGCTTTCCAAATGA
- a CDS encoding nucleotide-binding protein gives MIIVVANSKGGVGKSTVAAHLAVWLQEQGHRVMLADCDTQHSSSEWIEESFPEIRTVRLGTPDLILDKLPELAGEADFVIADGPGSNTETSRALLLRADFAIVPCKASMLEVRALAQATLALRQAQDIRGGKPKAVIVLSMVGKHYRLTQDMKTAAAELGLPVAETPIGLRQVYADAPGQSTVVWRMGARAKDAADEIRLLFSTILPWAMPSVKPKLGRTRAKTSPELAEF, from the coding sequence ATGATTATCGTTGTCGCAAATTCGAAGGGGGGCGTCGGCAAGTCCACGGTGGCTGCCCATCTGGCCGTCTGGCTGCAGGAGCAGGGGCACCGGGTCATGCTGGCCGACTGCGATACCCAGCATTCCAGCTCCGAATGGATTGAAGAATCCTTCCCCGAGATACGCACGGTGCGGCTCGGCACGCCCGACCTCATCCTCGACAAGCTGCCTGAGCTGGCCGGGGAGGCGGATTTCGTCATCGCCGACGGCCCGGGAAGCAACACGGAGACAAGCCGGGCACTGCTGCTCAGGGCCGATTTCGCCATCGTGCCCTGCAAGGCGAGCATGCTCGAGGTCCGGGCGCTTGCCCAGGCGACGCTCGCGCTGCGCCAGGCCCAGGACATCCGCGGCGGCAAGCCCAAGGCTGTGATCGTCCTCAGCATGGTCGGCAAGCACTACCGACTGACGCAGGACATGAAGACGGCAGCAGCCGAGCTCGGGCTCCCGGTCGCGGAAACGCCGATCGGCCTCCGCCAGGTCTATGCCGATGCGCCGGGGCAGTCCACAGTGGTCTGGAGGATGGGCGCAAGGGCGAAGGATGCCGCCGACGAGATCCGGCTGCTCTTCAGCACGATCCTGCCCTGGGCCATGCCTTCCGTGAAGCCGAAACTCGGCCGCACCAGGGCGAAAACCTCGCCCGAGCTGGCGGAATTCTAA
- a CDS encoding replication protein RepA, which translates to MTKPATRKKSPAEQLLFSRTAERLLEASASIRSEPPDRIDFLHTVQCQCGIPYRNPGDAIREWDRKQGGAALRIEAGSAIDPQTGEFVKLGLPFGEKPRLVLIHLASEAVRTGSPVVDVEDSMTAFARSLGVETNGQQLRSLKDQLARLSASTVRMGMVEEGRAVQVNTQIVTAFDLWFPKQPDQRVLWPSTVRLGHEFFQSLGRHAVPLDHRAVAALSSSSMALDIYVWLAQRLHRVPVARPQFIPWTAVYEQFGQGYKRLRDFRRNFIQTLKHVQATYPDARMDLNEEGLTLEHSPPPVAPKTVSMPGFGKGSHGKLVAPPSRKTENEPAA; encoded by the coding sequence GTGACCAAACCGGCGACCCGCAAGAAGTCCCCGGCCGAGCAGCTGCTCTTCAGCCGCACCGCCGAGCGTCTTCTCGAGGCATCCGCATCCATCCGGAGCGAGCCGCCCGATCGCATCGACTTCCTGCATACCGTCCAGTGCCAGTGCGGCATCCCCTACCGCAATCCCGGCGATGCGATCCGGGAATGGGACCGGAAGCAAGGCGGGGCGGCGCTCCGCATCGAGGCGGGTTCGGCCATCGATCCCCAGACCGGGGAATTCGTGAAGCTCGGGCTTCCCTTCGGCGAGAAGCCCCGGCTCGTGCTCATCCACCTCGCGAGCGAGGCGGTCAGGACCGGTTCGCCCGTGGTCGATGTCGAGGATTCCATGACCGCCTTCGCCCGGTCGCTCGGCGTCGAGACCAACGGCCAGCAGCTCCGGTCGCTCAAGGACCAGCTCGCCCGGCTGTCCGCATCGACGGTCCGGATGGGCATGGTGGAGGAGGGAAGGGCCGTGCAGGTGAATACCCAGATCGTCACCGCCTTCGACCTGTGGTTCCCGAAACAGCCCGACCAGCGCGTGCTCTGGCCCTCGACGGTGCGTCTCGGCCATGAATTCTTCCAGAGCCTCGGCCGCCATGCCGTGCCGCTCGATCACCGCGCCGTGGCGGCGCTCTCCTCATCCTCGATGGCGCTCGACATCTATGTCTGGCTCGCCCAGCGCCTGCACCGCGTACCGGTGGCCAGGCCGCAATTCATCCCGTGGACGGCCGTGTACGAACAGTTCGGCCAGGGATACAAGCGGCTCCGCGATTTCCGCCGGAATTTCATCCAGACGCTCAAGCACGTGCAGGCCACCTACCCGGATGCCAGGATGGACCTGAACGAGGAGGGGCTCACGCTGGAGCACAGTCCGCCGCCGGTTGCTCCGAAGACGGTCAGCATGCCCGGTTTCGGAAAAGGGAGCCACGGTAAGTTGGTCGCGCCCCCCTCCCGGAAGACCGAAAACGAACCCGCCGCGTGA